The Halomicronema hongdechloris C2206 genome includes a window with the following:
- a CDS encoding DUF72 domain-containing protein — translation MATAIIGTSGFSYKHWRYPTFYPKGVPSGQWLAHYSQVFRTVELNSTFYRLPSTKMLTRWRTVTPPDFTFAVKVSRLITHARRLAACEELLLNFLQRVALLESKLGPLLLQLPPNFALDLPRLSQLLDILNSQSVVSAPKVVLEVRHASWLVPAMFDRLRQSNVALCWADGAQLTVAAPTTADFLYLRRHGPGGTMDQGYPLEQLQSESDRLCHWLSLGYDAYVYFNNDGGGYAVKNAQQLQQHLTPLTRP, via the coding sequence ATGGCGACAGCAATCATCGGCACCAGCGGCTTTAGCTATAAGCATTGGCGCTATCCCACCTTTTATCCCAAGGGCGTGCCCTCTGGGCAATGGTTGGCCCACTACAGTCAGGTGTTTCGGACCGTCGAGCTCAACAGTACCTTTTATCGCCTGCCCTCCACAAAAATGCTGACTCGCTGGCGTACAGTGACCCCCCCAGATTTTACGTTCGCGGTGAAAGTGAGTCGTCTGATCACCCATGCTCGTCGCCTGGCCGCCTGTGAAGAATTGCTGCTGAATTTCCTGCAGCGGGTCGCCCTGTTGGAGTCTAAGTTAGGTCCTTTGCTGTTGCAATTGCCACCCAATTTTGCGCTGGACTTACCGCGGTTGTCCCAGCTTTTAGACATTCTCAACAGTCAATCCGTGGTATCTGCCCCCAAAGTTGTCTTGGAGGTGCGCCATGCCTCCTGGCTAGTACCGGCCATGTTCGATCGGCTGCGGCAGAGTAATGTGGCGCTTTGTTGGGCCGATGGGGCACAGTTAACCGTGGCGGCACCGACGACGGCAGATTTTCTCTACCTACGACGCCATGGGCCGGGTGGCACAATGGATCAGGGCTATCCGTTAGAGCAGTTGCAATCGGAGAGCGATCGCCTGTGTCACTGGCTCAGCCTGGGTTACGATGCCTACGTCTATTTCAATAACGATGGGGGCGGTTACGCTGTTAAGAATGCCCAACAGTTGCAACAGCACCTAACCCCTTTGACACGGCCATAA
- a CDS encoding MGH1-like glycoside hydrolase domain-containing protein — MTPEHERLQAAQVPATPWKKWGPYLSERQWGTVREDYSASGEAWDYFSHQQSHSRAYRWGEDGIGGICDDQQLLCLALALWNGQDPVLKERLFGLTGSQGNHGEDVKEYYFYLDSTPTHSYLKCLYKYPQAEYPYADLVAENQRRGRGSMEYELLDTGVFAESRYFDVFVEYAKAAPEDILIQIEVVNRGPEAAPLHLLPTLWYRNTWSWGEGTEKPVLKLGDPGNWGSTIEAAHPLLGRYWLHCATAGPLPLYFTENETNIAKLFEAENSSPYVKDGIHDAVIHGQKDAINPQQIGTKAAAHYRLHVGAGEGQTVRLRLTQEAHLQAPLGDDFDTVLQARRREADDFYAALTPFTLTADQRSIQRQAFAGMLWSKQMYRYGVQDWLRGDPTMPPPPPGHQQGRNRQWRHLDSADIISMPDTWEYPWFAAWDLAFHCIPLAMVDAEFAKQQLDIMTREWYMHPNGQLPAYEWAFGDVNPPVHAWATWRVYKIEQKLTGQGDRIFLERVFQKLLLNFTWWVNRKDREGNNVFEGGFLGLDNIGVFDRSAELPTGGTLEQSDSTSWMAMYCLNMLEIALELARDNPVYEDMATKFFEHFIYIADAMNHIGNDRTQLWDEEDGFFYDVLHLPNGKRIQMTIRSLVGLIPLFAVMTIEPDLLRRLPNFAERLQWFIRNRPNLKRNVACMETEGVGARRMLALCYATMGRARPQDKLCRLLEKLLDESEFLSDYGIRALSKHHVEHPYVFYANGQEYRIDYEPAESSSGLFGGNSNWRGPIWFPVNYLMIESLQKFHHYLGDDYRVECPTGSGQWMTLWQVASELSQRLMAIFLRDGSGRRPVYGGIAPLQTDPHWRGYIQFHEYFHGDNGAGLGASHQTGWTGLVAKLIQQQAEYSS; from the coding sequence ATGACGCCAGAACACGAACGCCTGCAAGCCGCCCAGGTCCCTGCAACCCCCTGGAAAAAATGGGGGCCTTACTTGAGCGAGCGCCAGTGGGGCACGGTACGAGAAGACTACAGTGCCAGCGGCGAAGCCTGGGACTATTTCTCCCATCAGCAGTCCCACTCGCGGGCCTATCGCTGGGGCGAAGACGGTATCGGTGGCATCTGCGATGATCAGCAATTGCTTTGTTTGGCTCTGGCCCTGTGGAACGGTCAGGATCCGGTGCTAAAAGAGCGACTGTTTGGCCTCACCGGCAGCCAGGGCAACCACGGCGAAGACGTGAAGGAGTACTACTTTTACCTAGATAGCACCCCCACCCACAGCTACCTGAAGTGTCTCTACAAGTATCCTCAAGCCGAGTATCCCTATGCTGACCTGGTGGCAGAAAACCAGCGGCGGGGCCGGGGCAGCATGGAATATGAGCTGCTGGACACTGGCGTATTTGCTGAGAGCCGCTACTTCGATGTGTTCGTGGAGTATGCCAAAGCGGCCCCAGAGGACATCCTGATTCAGATCGAGGTGGTTAATCGGGGACCAGAGGCAGCCCCCCTACACCTGCTACCCACCCTGTGGTATCGCAATACCTGGTCTTGGGGCGAGGGCACTGAGAAACCTGTTCTCAAACTCGGCGATCCCGGCAATTGGGGCAGCACCATTGAAGCTGCCCATCCCCTCCTGGGACGCTACTGGCTCCATTGCGCTACTGCCGGCCCGCTGCCCCTGTACTTCACCGAGAACGAGACCAACATCGCCAAACTGTTTGAGGCCGAGAACTCGTCTCCCTACGTTAAGGACGGCATCCACGATGCGGTGATTCACGGTCAGAAAGACGCCATAAATCCGCAGCAGATAGGGACGAAAGCAGCTGCCCACTATCGGCTGCATGTGGGGGCGGGAGAGGGTCAGACGGTGCGGCTGCGACTGACCCAAGAAGCTCATTTGCAGGCCCCCTTGGGTGACGACTTTGACACCGTCTTGCAAGCCCGGCGGCGAGAGGCGGATGACTTCTATGCTGCCCTCACCCCTTTTACTCTGACCGCCGACCAGCGATCGATTCAGCGCCAGGCCTTTGCCGGGATGCTGTGGAGCAAGCAGATGTACCGCTACGGGGTACAAGATTGGCTCCGGGGTGATCCGACCATGCCGCCACCGCCCCCAGGCCACCAGCAGGGTCGCAATCGCCAGTGGCGACACCTCGATAGCGCCGACATCATTTCCATGCCCGACACCTGGGAATACCCCTGGTTTGCCGCCTGGGATCTGGCTTTTCACTGTATTCCCCTGGCCATGGTCGATGCCGAGTTTGCCAAGCAGCAGCTCGATATCATGACCCGGGAGTGGTATATGCATCCCAACGGCCAGCTGCCGGCCTACGAGTGGGCCTTTGGGGATGTGAATCCGCCGGTACATGCCTGGGCCACTTGGCGGGTCTACAAGATTGAGCAAAAGTTGACAGGCCAGGGAGATCGGATCTTCCTAGAGCGGGTCTTTCAAAAGCTGCTGCTGAACTTCACCTGGTGGGTAAACCGCAAGGATAGGGAAGGCAATAACGTGTTTGAAGGGGGCTTTTTGGGCCTCGACAACATTGGCGTGTTTGATCGCAGCGCCGAACTACCCACGGGCGGCACCCTGGAGCAATCTGACAGCACCAGTTGGATGGCCATGTACTGCCTCAACATGTTGGAGATTGCCTTAGAACTGGCCCGGGACAACCCTGTGTATGAAGACATGGCCACCAAGTTCTTCGAGCACTTCATCTACATCGCCGATGCCATGAACCACATCGGTAACGACCGCACCCAGCTTTGGGATGAGGAAGACGGCTTCTTCTACGATGTGTTGCATCTGCCAAATGGCAAGCGCATCCAGATGACGATTCGCTCCCTAGTGGGGCTGATTCCTCTGTTTGCGGTGATGACCATCGAACCGGATTTGCTACGGCGCTTACCTAACTTCGCTGAACGCCTACAGTGGTTCATCCGCAACCGTCCCAACCTGAAGCGCAATGTCGCCTGCATGGAAACCGAGGGTGTCGGTGCCCGTCGTATGCTGGCCCTCTGCTATGCCACCATGGGTCGAGCCCGGCCTCAAGATAAGCTATGCCGCCTCTTAGAAAAGCTACTGGATGAATCCGAGTTCCTGAGTGACTACGGCATCCGCGCCCTCTCCAAACACCATGTCGAGCATCCTTATGTGTTCTACGCCAACGGCCAGGAGTACCGGATAGACTACGAACCGGCTGAGTCTAGCAGCGGTCTGTTTGGTGGCAATTCTAATTGGCGGGGGCCGATCTGGTTTCCGGTGAATTATCTGATGATCGAGTCATTGCAGAAGTTTCATCACTACCTGGGCGATGACTATCGGGTGGAATGTCCGACAGGGTCGGGGCAGTGGATGACGCTGTGGCAAGTGGCCAGTGAGTTATCCCAGCGGCTGATGGCGATTTTTCTCCGCGACGGCAGTGGACGTCGCCCTGTCTATGGGGGCATTGCCCCGTTACAGACTGATCCTCACTGGCGAGGCTACATTCAGTTTCACGAGTACTTCCATGGTGACAACGGCGCCGGCCTGGGAGCCAGCCATCAAACCGGCTGGACTGGGCTGGTTGCCAAGCTGATTCAACAGCAGGCGGAATATAGTAGCTAG